The following coding sequences lie in one Mycobacterium sp. DL440 genomic window:
- a CDS encoding SRPBCC domain-containing protein yields MPVTDVQHDLDKLTLTITADFAAPVQRIWQVYADPRQLEKVWGPPTYPATVVDHSLTPGGRVTYFMTGPEGDKHAGYWEITAVDEPSSFAFDDGFADQDFNPNPEMPVSKNVYTFAEHNGGTRAVYVSTYESAEALQQVLDMGVVEGASSAINQIDDLIAS; encoded by the coding sequence ATGCCCGTGACCGACGTTCAACACGACCTCGACAAACTGACACTGACCATCACCGCCGACTTCGCGGCGCCGGTGCAGCGCATCTGGCAGGTGTACGCCGACCCGCGTCAGCTGGAAAAGGTGTGGGGGCCGCCGACCTACCCGGCCACCGTGGTCGACCACAGCCTCACACCCGGCGGCCGCGTCACCTACTTCATGACCGGCCCGGAGGGCGACAAGCACGCGGGCTACTGGGAGATCACCGCCGTCGACGAACCGAGTAGCTTCGCCTTCGACGACGGATTCGCCGACCAGGACTTCAACCCGAACCCCGAGATGCCGGTCTCCAAGAACGTCTATACCTTTGCCGAGCACAACGGCGGGACCCGTGCCGTCTACGTGAGTACCTACGAGTCCGCCGAAGCGCTTCAGCAGGTCCTGGACATGGGTGTGGTCGAAGGCGCTTCGTCGGCGATCAACCAGATCGATGATCTGATCGCGTCCTGA